GATGTGGTGCTCGCGCTGTGCACGCGTGCGCTCGTACGAGGCCAGACCGTCGCGCTCGACGACGACCTGCGCGCGCGCATCCACACGAGCAACGCCGAGTTCGCCGATGCGGGCTTCCGCACGCTCGCCTTCGCGACGCGCGAGCTCGGCGAGGGGGGCTGGGGCGGAGCCGGCGCGCTCGCCGGTGCGGACGGCGCCTCGGCCGCTGTCAGCCCCGTGCTCGACCCGGCACTCGTCGAGCGCGACCTGACGTACGTGGGCATCCTCGGGCTGGTCGACCCTCCACGCGCCGAGGTACCGGCCGCGCTGGCCGAATGCCGCCGAGCGGGCATCCGAGTCGCGATGATCACCGGCGACCACGCGCTTACGGCGCGCGCGATCGCACGCGACATCGGCCTGCTCGGCGAGGGGGGCTCGCGGCGCGTCATCGACGGGCCCGAGCTCGGGGCGATGAGCGACGAGGACCTTGCGGCAGCCGTGTGCGACACCCGCGTGTACGCTCGCGTGAACCCGGAACACAAGCTGCGCATCGTCGAGGCGCTCAAACGAAGCGGCGAGATAGTTGCGATGACGGGCGACGGCGTCAACGATGCACCAGCGCTCAAGCGCGCCGACATCGGCGTGGCAATGGGCCGCGTGGGCACCGACGTCGCACGCGACGCGAGCGATCTGGTGCTAGCCGACGACGACTTCGCCACCATCGTGCACGCTGTGGAGCTGGGCCGCGTCGTCTACGACAACCTACGCAAGGTCATCCTCTTCCTGCTGTCCTGCAACATGAGCGAGGTGCTGGTCGTCTTCCTCACCGCGCTGTTCTCCCCCTCCACCGCTTTGCTGCCACTGCAGCTGCTGTGGATCAACCTGGTCACCGACGGGCTGCCCGCGCTCGCCCTCGGCGTCGATCCGAGCGACCCGGGCGTCATGGACCGCCCGCCGCGCGACGCGAGCAAGTCGATTCTCTCGGCGGGGCGTCAGCTACAAGTGGCGTGGCAGGGGCTCGTCATGACGGCGACGGTGCTCGGGCTCTACTACTTCGTCGCGCCACACATCCCTGGAACCACCGCCAGCGAGGCAAGAACGATGCTCTTCAGCGCGCTCGTGCTCACGCAGCTGCTTCACGCGTTCGACTTCCGGCGCGCCAGCGCAACCGTCTGGCACCCCAGCTCGCTGAAGAACCGCTGGCTGGTGCTCTCTTTGTGTGGGTCGATGGCGCTGCAAGCGGCTATCATCTACGTACCAGCGCTTTCCGAGGTCTTCAAGACGGCGCCACTCACGGGGGTGCAGTGGGCGGCCGTCATCGGCTCTGGTCTGCTCGCAGTCGTCGTGATCGACGCCTCCAAGCTGTTCGTCCACCACCAGCGATTCCCCCGAGGAGCTCGCTCATGACCGACGCCGCGACCCAGAGCCAAGATCCGCGAGATCTGAGTCACGCAGAGATCGCTCTGTTCGCTCACGAGCTCCGGGGCGCGCTGACCGTGATTGCTGGCTACACCGCCCTGTTGCGCCATCCGCTGACGGGAAAGGAGCGAGAGGCCGCCCTCGACGGCATCGAGCGGGCGATCGCTCGCGCCGACGTGCTGTGTGGAGACGCGCTCGAAGGCCACGCCCCGACGCCGGCGACTGCACGCGTCCTTGACCCCGTCTCGGTCACGGAACTCGCCGAGCAGACCGCGGCCGACCAGCACTCGGCAACCGGCCGCGACATCCGAGTACGCATCGAGACGCCGGTCGAACTGGTCGTCAAGGGCGACGGGCAGGCGCTGGCGAGGGTTCTCGGCAACCTCGTGGGGAATGCGGCAAAGTATTCGCCGGCTGACACGCCGCTCGACGTGTGCGTGACGCGCGAGGTGCGTCCGTTCTTGGGCGACGCCGCCGTCATCGAGGTTGCCGACCGAGGCCCCGGCATTCCCGCCGAGATGCGGGAGCGGGTCTTCGAGCCGTTCGAGCGCCTCGTGCGCGACGCCGAGACCCCCGGCACAGGGTTGGGGCTCGCTATCGTTAAAGACGTCGTGGTCGCCCACCACGGCAGCGTCGAGATCCTCGATCGCGAAGGCGGCGGCACGGTAGTGCGCATCGAGTTGCCCGCCGAGGTCGTCGGCGCGTACTAGCGGCCGACCGCGCGCTACGCTCGCGCCAACGCCTCGTTCCAGCGCGC
The window above is part of the Coriobacteriia bacterium genome. Proteins encoded here:
- a CDS encoding cation-transporting P-type ATPase, with protein sequence LGVRRMAERHAIVRRLHAVETLGSTTFICTDKTGTLTRNEMAVRRILVGIDAASVTAEPRVQPDTQAPFAADLELLLTMAASNNDTHVGPDGVLLGDPTETALLAAAQTLSADGPRPQRVDELPFDSQRKRMTTVHDVDGVRVAFTKGGADVVLALCTRALVRGQTVALDDDLRARIHTSNAEFADAGFRTLAFATRELGEGGWGGAGALAGADGASAAVSPVLDPALVERDLTYVGILGLVDPPRAEVPAALAECRRAGIRVAMITGDHALTARAIARDIGLLGEGGSRRVIDGPELGAMSDEDLAAAVCDTRVYARVNPEHKLRIVEALKRSGEIVAMTGDGVNDAPALKRADIGVAMGRVGTDVARDASDLVLADDDFATIVHAVELGRVVYDNLRKVILFLLSCNMSEVLVVFLTALFSPSTALLPLQLLWINLVTDGLPALALGVDPSDPGVMDRPPRDASKSILSAGRQLQVAWQGLVMTATVLGLYYFVAPHIPGTTASEARTMLFSALVLTQLLHAFDFRRASATVWHPSSLKNRWLVLSLCGSMALQAAIIYVPALSEVFKTAPLTGVQWAAVIGSGLLAVVVIDASKLFVHHQRFPRGARS
- a CDS encoding HAMP domain-containing sensor histidine kinase, translating into MTDAATQSQDPRDLSHAEIALFAHELRGALTVIAGYTALLRHPLTGKEREAALDGIERAIARADVLCGDALEGHAPTPATARVLDPVSVTELAEQTAADQHSATGRDIRVRIETPVELVVKGDGQALARVLGNLVGNAAKYSPADTPLDVCVTREVRPFLGDAAVIEVADRGPGIPAEMRERVFEPFERLVRDAETPGTGLGLAIVKDVVVAHHGSVEILDREGGGTVVRIELPAEVVGAY